One genomic window of Anticarsia gemmatalis isolate Benzon Research Colony breed Stoneville strain chromosome 23, ilAntGemm2 primary, whole genome shotgun sequence includes the following:
- the LOC142982976 gene encoding uncharacterized protein LOC142982976 encodes MAGLRLLLCDMMLCTPKKGVGQSTFGRFLMLEYDLRDARRCQEIGNVPGLYDYEDRTHKELHKVTTTTEEIEFEPVVPMDKNKEKQMVVKNINCEEFSKYALNCTMEAALMYNSSRKAPPLPLKVFDWCRAIRHLTNCAIDWNSDCREVTESHFNEESIRGHMHVVANVCDDDWFLSKYDVLAHCVMEASTAWEYCYTMFKRVIDEQKNTSHDWTHFQTHFYMCCARAQFRRCTLDALFDMPTACPYDQAITLQKFSVIVSEGDVYQECDHNMMYVNCPGGDPRPSRESLVKFMNADAYNNEYKFELNPETTS; translated from the exons ATGGCTGGCCTAAGGCTGCTCTTGTGTGACATGATGTTGTGTACACCTAAAAAGGG GGTTGGGCAAAGTACTTTTGGTCGCTTTCTTATGTTAGAATATGACTTGAGAGATGCCAGGAGATGCCAGGagattggtaacgtgcccg gCTTGTATGATTATGAGGATCGCACCCACAAAGAGTTGCACAAAGTCACAACTACGACAGAGGAGATAGAATTCGAGCCAGTTGTACCTATGGACAAGAACAAAGAGAAGCAAATGGTTGTGAAGAATATTAATTGTGAAGAGTTCTCCAAATACGCACTGAACTGTACTATGGAAGCTGCTTTGATGTACAATTCTAGTAGGAAGGCGCCTCCGCTACCATTGAAGGTTTTTGATTGGTGCAG AGCTATACGTCATCTCACAAACTGCGCGATAGATTGGAACTCAGACTGCAGGGAAGTTACTGAAAGTCATTTCAACGAAGAAAGTATTCGTGGCCACATGCATGTCGTTGCTAATGTCTGTGATGATGACTGGTTCTTATCGA AGTACGATGTCCTAGCTCACTGTGTAATGGAAGCCTCGACCGCTTGGGAGTATTGCTACACGATGTTCAAGCGGGTGATAGACGAACAGAAGAACACGTCACACGACTGGACACATTTCCAGACTCACTTTTATATGTGTTG tGCCCGAGCTCAATTTCGACGTTGTACTTTGGACGCACTTTTTGACATGCCCACTGCATGCCCCTACGATCAAGCCATCACGTTGCAAAAATTCTCAGTAATTGTCTCTGAAGGTGACGTTTATCAG GAATGTGATCACAACATGATGTACGTGAACTGTCCCGGTGGAGACCCGCGTCCGTCACGTGAGTCTCTCGTCAAGTTTATGAACGCAGATGCCTATAACAATGAGTACAAATTC GAATTGAACCCTGaaacgacctcctga
- the LOC142982977 gene encoding uncharacterized protein LOC142982977, translating to MHVTWWALDVGQINMISIFSLLYFRVKILRTTIENFGFDKVPMKQYSPRSYVRMYENERERSELQFLVDVMDALPLQYNIWRIIPFTAPVILAFFSLCTINFMAIVQIKTYM from the exons ATGCATGTGACATGGTGGGCGTTAGATGTCGGGCAAATCAATATGATCTCAATTTTTTCGTTACTTTACTTTCGAGTGAAAATACTTAGGACGACAATAGAAAATTTTGGATTTGACAAAGTTCCTATGAAACAATATTCGCCAAGAAGTTACGTTCGAATGTATGAAA ATGAGCGTGAACGTTCCGAGCTACAATTCTTAGTCGATGTGATGGATGCATTGCCTCTTCAGTACAATATATGGAGAATCATACCTTTCACTGCTCCGGTGATACTGGCTTTCTTCTCTTTGTGTACCATCAACTTTATGGCCATCGTTCAGATTAAAACTTatatgtaa